The Gordonia iterans DNA window CGGCGTAGGTGTGGCCCATCACCGGAGCGCTGGTGTTGCCCGCCGCGTACAGGCCCTCGATCACGGAGCCGTCGGCGCGCAGCGCGCGGCCGTCGGCGTCGGTGTCGACACCACCCTTGGTGCCCAGGTCGCCGGGCACCATCTTGACCGCATAGAACGGTGCGTGGTCGACCGGCCCGAGGCTGGGGTTCGGTTTGTTGGTGAGGTCGCCGTAGTAGTGGTCGTAGCCGCTCTCGCCGCGCGCGAAGTCGTCGTCCTTGCCGTTCAGCGCGAAGCGATTGAACCGCTCGGTGGTGGAGAGCAAGGCTTCCGCGGGCACGCCCATCTTCTCGGCCAGCTCGGTCAGCGTCCCCGCCTTCACCACCACTCCGGACTTCAGCCAGCTCTTCGGAATCGGTTGTCGTGCTGTGACTCCCGCGAACAGGTAGCGATTGCGGCAGCGCTGGTCGAAGACCATCCAGGCGGGAATGTTCTCGCCGGGGCCGTCACCCTGGCCGAACTCGCCGCCGTACATCTGGTGCCCGGCCTCGACGTAGGGCAGGGACTCGTTCATGAACCGCTCGCCGCGCATGTTGACGATGAACGTGCCCGGCACGCTCCGCTCGGACAGCGCGAACCAGGGGCCCTTGGGCAGTGGGATGGTCGGTCCCCACCAGGCATCGTCCATCAGGCTCAGTCCGGCGCCGGCCTCCTGCGCGGCGCGGATGCCGTCGCCGGTGTTCGAGGCCGCCCCCGTGGTCCACTCGGTGCCGATCGGCGCGCGCTGGTACTGCGCGCGCATCTCGGCGTTGTGCTCGAACCCTCCGCTGGCCAGGATCACCCCGTAACGGGCCCGCAGCTCAGACGACTCGCCGTCGTGCTCGGTGCGGACCCCGGCGACCGCGTCGTTCTCGACGATCAGCCCGGTGAGCGGCGTGGAGAGCCGGATGTCCACGCCGGCCTGCCGGCAGCCGATCAGCAGTTCGGCGGCCAGCGCCGCGCCCATCGCGATCATCTTCCGCTTGCGGGTCTTGGACCAGGTGAAGCGTCCTCCGACTCGGGCCATCGTCGTCGCTCCCCGCCAGTGCCGCAGCCCGGTGTTGAGCCACCGATAGTCCGACTGCATCACCACCATGTTCAGCGGGGCCTTGGTGTACTGCGGATGCAGAGTCGCCAGATCGTCGCCGAGGCGGCGGGCATCGAACGGCCGGGGTTCGATCGAGCGTCCCCCGAGCCGCCCGCCGGGCGCCTCCGGGTAGTAGTCGGAGTAGTCGCGGACCCACTCGAAGTCGAGCGGGGCGTGCGCCATCAGATAGTCGAGGGCCTCGGGACCGCGATCGATGTAGGCGTCGATCTTCGCCGCGGGCGCGTGCTCGCCGATGATCGCGTGCGCATATGTGCGGGCCTGTGCGACGGTGTCGGTGACGCCGTCCCGGCGCAGCACCGAGTTGTTCGGGATCCAGACCCCGCCGCCCGAGCGCGACGTGGATCCGCCCCAGTAGGGCGACTTCTCGACCAGAACGGTGCGCAGGCCTTTGGTGGCCGCGGTCAGGGCGGCGGCCAGGCCGGCTCCGCCGGCACCCACCACGACGACGTCGACGATCTCCTGCTGCTGCGGTTTCCCCACGCGGCATCCTCACGTTAGAGCCAGAAGGCATAACTAGAACTTGTTTCAGTATTGAGGATAAACCAGAACGTGTTCTCGCGGGAGGGGTGGTCGCGCCGGACGGTCGGTGTCAGCTCAGGACGGCGGCGACCGCCTCGGCGGTCGCCTTGGCCGAACCGGGGTTCTGGCCGGTGACCAGGCGGCCGTCGACGACGACGTTGGACACGAACGGGAGGATCGCCTTCTCGTAGCGCGCGCCGCGGTCGACGGCGAGTTGTTCGGCGTTGTAGGGCACCAGGCGGTCGACCCGGGCGAGTTTCTCCTCTCGCCAGGAGAAGCCGGTCATCTTCCGTCCGGCGACCAGGTACTCCCCGTTCGACAATGTGGTGTTCAGCAGGCCGCAGTAACCGCGGCAGACCGCGGACACCACCTTGCCGTCGTCGAACAGCTCGCGGGTGATCCGTTGCAGCCCTTCACCGTCGGTGAAGTCGTACATCACCGCGTGGCCGCCGGTGAAGTAGATCGCGTCGACGTCTGCGGCATCGATCTGGTTCGGGCTCGCAGTGGTCTCCAGCAGGGAGAATCCGCGAGCCTCGAACACCTCCCACGCGTGGGTGAGCTCGGACATCCAGAGCCCCGTCGGGTGTGCGGGGTCGCTGTAGTGGGCGACGTTGGTGACGACGTGGAGGATGTGCTTGGGCATAGCCCCGTCATGAATGTTGACGACGTTTACATGCGCAACGTTAGCCGCCCGGGGTGGGCGTCGTCAACGACTCGGGTGGCGGGTGGGTGGCGGGCGTGGCGGCGACTGGACGTCTGGGCGGTCAGGCGCCGCCGGCGGACGGGAGCGTCAGCAGGGCGGTGAACGCGCTGCGCACATGTCCGGCGACGGCCTCCGGGGAATCGGCCCGCAGCTTGCCGTCCAGGTACAGACTCGCCATGCCGTGGGCGAAGGCCCAGCCCGCTTCGGCGAGCGCGGCGGCGTCGGCGCCGGGGAAGACGAGGCGCATGGCGGTCTCCAGCAACTGGTGGATCCGGGCGGCGGCCTCGACGCGCTGGTCGTTCTCCTCGTCGCACGGTTTACTGAACATCACCCGGAACAGGGCGGGGCGGCGCAGGGCGAACTCGACATAGGCCACGGCGAACTCCGCGAGGTCGGCCGGGGTCTCTGGGAGGGGCTGGCCGATGGTCAGATCGGCGAGGAGATCCCGCAGTCCCTCGCCGGCGAGGGCGGACTCGAGGGCATTCCGGTCGGCGAAGTGCCGGTAGAGGGCGGGGGCTGAGACGCCGACGTCGCGGGCGACGGCGCGCAGTGAGAACGGCTCGTCTGCTTCGAGCATGCGCATCGCGCTGCCGAGGGCGGCCGCCCGGAGATCGCCGTGATGGTAACCGCTCCGCGTAGAAGTTGACACCGTTCACATACCTCGCTAATTTCGATGTTATCAACGTAAACATACCCCGAAAGGCATTCCATCTGGACTCCGCAGCGCCGCTGACGCCGTTCCGGGAGTGGGCCGATGCCGCCAAGAGCGGCGGAGCACGGGTCTGGATGCAGATCAATCACCCGGGGCGGCAGGTCGGCTCGGACATGCCGGGCGTCGCCTGGGCCGCGTCGGCGGTCGGCGTCGACCTGGGTAAGAACAGCAAGCGTTTCGCCGAGCCCGTCGCAATGACCGCGGATCAGATCCACGCGACGGTCGACCGCTTCGCCGTCACGGCGCAGCGGGCGGAGGAGGCCGGGTTCGACGGAGTGGAAATCCACGCCGCGCACGGCTATCTGTTGTCGCAGTTCCTGTCTCCGCTGGCGAACCGCCGCACCGACGAGTGGGGCGGAAGCCTGGAGAATCGGGCCCGGCTGCTACTCGACGTCGTCCGTGCGGTGCGCCGAGCGGTCTCGCCGTCGTTCGCCGTGGCCGTGAAGCTCAACTCGGCGGACTTCCAGCGCGGCGGATTCGGCGCCGACGACGCCGCACGCGTGATCGACCTGCTGGCGCCGCTGGGCGTCGACCTCGTCGAGCTCTCCGGCGGCAGCTACGAGGCGCCGGCGATGACCGGGCAGGCCGGTGACGAGCGGACCCGAACCCGCGAGGCGTACTTCCTCACGCTGGCCGAAGAACTCGCCGCCTCCAGTCCGCTGCCGCTGATGCCGACCGGCGGGATCGTCCGGCTGCCGGTCGCCGAGGAGGTGCTGGCCGGCGGGATCTCGGTGGTGGGCATGGGCAGCGCGCTCGCCGTCGACGCGGGTCTGGTGAACCAGTGGAGGTCCGACCGCGAGGCCGCGGTGCACCTGCGGCCGGTGCGGATGAACGACAAGGCCGTCGCGTCGGCCGCCGGGATGGCCCGGATCCGGCAGCAGTTGCGCAGGCTCGGCCGCGGCCGCGGCACGAGGCCGGGGATGGATCCGCGGGTCGCGCTGGTGAAGGAGATGATCCTGCAGCGGGTGGCGCTGCGGCGTTACCGCCGCTGGCTCGGTGGGCGTACGGAGTGGCGCGCCGAACTCAGCTCGGCTCCGGTGCGTGGCCGAGGCTGAAGACAGCGCCCATCGGATCGGTCACCGTGGCGAGTGTTCCGTACGGGGTCCGCTCGGCTCCGCGCACGATGCTCCCGCCGAGCTCGAGGGCCCGAGCGGCCGTCGCCGCGACGTCGTCGGCGTAGAGGTAGACGCTCCACGACGTCGGGACCTCGCCGGGCAGCGGCAGAGCGTTCGCATCCATCAGGCCCGCGTAGGCGGTGTCGCCGTAGAACAGCTGGGTGTAGCCGCCCGGTGCGCCCGGGACCGGCTCGGGGCGTGCGCCGAAGACGTCGCGGTAGAAGCCCAGGGCCTGCGCCCGGTCGCGGCTGTGGCATTCGAACCAGTAGGGCGCGCCGTGCACGCCCCACGCGCGGAACCCCGGATGATCGCCGGACTGCCAGTAGCCCACGGCCGCTCCAGCGGAGTCCCGAGCGTAGCCCAGTACACCGAGGTCGCCGACGGCCATCGGGGGAAACACCTCCTCGCCGCCGAACGCGACGATCCGCGCCGCGGTCGCCTGGGCGTCGTCGGTGCGCAGGTAGACGTTCCAGACGTCTGCCGGGCCGCCGGCCTCGGGCAGGTGAGGCGCCAGGCCGGCGATGGGGTCCCCGTCGAGCGTGAAGTCGCGGTAGCCCGCGAACTCCGGGTTCGGCGCCTTCGCCTCCCACCCGAACAGGGCGCCGTAGAACTCGACGGCGCGTTCGGGATCGGAGCTGGTGAGGTCGAACCAGATGGGAGCGCCGTCGGGCGCGGAGTAGTCAGCCATGCGCCCGATTGTGCTCCGGTGGGCCGCCCCGTGTGAAGTTCCCTGCGCGGGGCGGACCGCGGTGTCCTCCGGAACTGCTGCAAGCAGATCCGCTCCCCGCAGCGAGGGCCGCGCGGAGCCGCGGTCCGCCAGCACGATGGGCACATGGATCACGACACACAGACACCGCATTTCGGCCGGCGAGAACGCGAGGCTCTGCAGAGCCGGCGAGTGCTCGTCCTGGACGGCCCCCTCGACGACGACAACGGCACCCTCCTGATGACCCAGTTCCTGGGACTGGCCGCCGAGGATCCGGCGGCGGAGATCGCCCTCTGGATTCACTCGCCCGGCGGCTCGGTCCCGGCGATGCTGGCGATCCGGGACATCACCCGGCTGATTCCCTGTGACGTCTCGACGCTGGCGCTCGGGCTGGCCTGCAGCGCCGGACAGTTCCTGCTCTCTGCCGGGACACCCGGGAAACGCCGCGCGCTGCCCCATGCCCGCATCCTGATGCACCAGGGTTCGGCCGGAATCGGGGGAACGGCCGCCGACGTCGAGCTGCAGGCCGGCGACCTGCGGCACACCCGGGACACCGTACTCGGCCTGATCGCGCAGGACACCGGTCAGCCGATGGATCGGATCTTCGCCGACTCCCTGCGCGACCGCTGGTACACCGCCCGGGAGGCGGTCGAGTACGGATTCGTCGACGAGGTGGTGGACGATTTCGCCGTCATCGTGCCGCGGGGGTCGCGGACCGGTTTCGAGATGCCGTCCGGCGGCGGCCGATGAGCACGTACACGATTCCCCACGTGATCGAACGGACTCCCGGCGGCGAGCGTCATGTCGACGTCTATTCGCACCTGCTCGCCGGCCGCATCGTGTATCTGGGAACCGCGATCGATTCCGGGGTGGCGAACGCGCTCGTCGCGCAACTGCTGTACCTGGAGTCCGATTCTCCCGACCGCGACATCGAGCTCTACATCAACTGCGAAGGAGGCGATCCCGCGGCGATGCTCGCCGTGTACGACACGATCCGCTACATTCGGGCGCCGGTCGCCACCACCTGCGTCGGGCAGGCGGTGTCCGTCGGCGCGGTGCTGCTGGCCGCGGGCGCTCCGGGGAAGCGATCGGCGACGGCGCATTCGCGGGTCGTGCTCCACCAGCCCGCGGCGGAGGGGTATCGGGGAGCGATTCCCGACCTGATCCTGCAGGCGGACGAACTGGTGCGGGTGCGCGGTGACATGGAGCAGATCCTGGCGCGCCACACGGGCCGATCGGAGCAGCAGTTGCGAGCCGACACCGATCACACCCGGGTGCTCACCGCCGCCGGCGCACGGGAGTACGGACTCATCGACCAGGTGGTCGACGAGCGGTGACCGCCTGGCGGCGCCGGAATCGTCAGGCCGCCAGGGCGTACAGTCCTCGCACGGATGCCGAGGTCTGCGGCGTCGCCGGAACCCGGAGCCGTAAGCCGACCTCGACGGCGACGTCGGCGACACTGCGGTCGAGCGCCCCGGCAACCGCTTCAAGCATCTCGCTCGACGGATCCTTGAGGCCGCGTTCGATCTCCGACAGGTACTGGGGCGAGATGCCGGCCCGTCGCGCCGTGTCGGCCAGTCGCTCTCGGCGTTCGTGTCGAAGCGAGCGCAGGTGGTCGCCGAGTTCTTCGCGGAACAGGCGATTGGAGATCCTCGTCCTCATGAAGGCAGCCTACGTCGCGCCGGCATGGGCGCCCGGCGTGTTCTGCTGTGAGCAGACGGCTGTGCTACCAGTAGCCGTCGGGGTCGGCGGCGGGGGATTCGCGGGGGAGGATGCCCTCGGACACCCCGTGATCGATGGACGCCGACAGCCGCGGGCAGGTCGGCAGCATCGCGGGATTGCCGCCGCCGGCCCGGATCTCGGCGATCTCGACGCAGCGGGCCAGCGCGTCGTCGTTCCATTGGACGCTGGTGTGATGGGGGCTGGTCTTCTTGACGAGGACGCACGCATGACAGGCGCGGCATTCGAGCGGAGTCATGCCGCCGCGCAGATAGTGCCGCTTGTCCCGGGCCGTGGCCGCCGCGATCTCCGCGAGCCGCAGCGGATCGCCCGTGTAGTCCGGCGCCTTGGCCCAGGGCAGGTCGGGCCCGCTCGCGAACTCCCGGTGCCCGGTGGTCATCGGACCGAACTGTCTTCCGGGGTGCTCCCGGCCGCGGCTTCGCGGGCCTGCGTGGCGTCCTTCTCCTGAGCCTGTCGCCGAAGGTTCTCCTGGATCTCCACGTTCCAGTTCTCCAGTGCCTTGGCCGTGTCGATCTCGTACTCGAAGCGATCGGTCATCTCGTCGGTCACGTCGTCGGCGTCGACGTAGAACTGCTCGTACCAGCGGCGCAGCTGGTAGACCGGGCCGTCCTCCTCGACCAGGAGCGGATTGTCGATGCGCGTCTTGTGCTTCCAGATCTCCACGTCCTGCAGAAAGCCCACCTCGATCCCGGCGGTGATCTTCTCGGCCATCTTGTCGGCCTGCTCGGGCGAGAGACCCTGCGGGACCTTGGCCATGACGCCGAACATCAGCACGAAGGAGTTCGCGTCGATCGGGTAGTGGCAGTTGGTGAGGATGGTCTCCACGGCGTACTCGCCGTAGTACTGCACCATCGGATTCAGCATGTAGGACGGCCCGTAATACGCGGCGATCGACTCCAGCCGGGTGTCGCCGTACGCGGCGGAGATGCCGACGTCCGGTCGGCCGTGGCTGTTCATGTACTGCGCCGCGGTCTGCCCTTCGAAGACGTTCTTGAAGTAGTCGGGCAGGGCGTAGTGGACGTAGAAGAAGTGCGCCATGTCGACGACGTTGTCGATGATCTCGCGGCAGTTGGAGCCGGTGATGACGAGTTTGTTCCAGGTCCAGGAGGTCCACTCGTCGGAGCCGTGCTCGGGCAGTTCCGGGATCACACAGTCCTCGGGGGGCGGATTGCCCTCGGGGTCGTTGTAGACGAACGCCTGGCCGTTGCGGATCATCGTGGGCCAGGTCCGGGTCTTGGCCAGCTTGGGGTTGCGCTTGGCGTACGGGACCTGCGCGCACCGGCCCTTCCCGTTCCACTGCCAGCCGTGAAACGGGCAGGCGATGTTGTCGCCGCGGACCGTGCCGCGGCCCAGGTCGGCGCCCATGTGCCGGCAGAACGCATCCAGGGCCTTGATCTGACCGGTCGAGTCGGCCCACACCACGAGCTTGGTGCCGAAGATCTCGAGCGAGTGCGGCTTGCCGTCGGTGTACTCCTCGGCCAGGCCGATGCAATGCCAGCCGCGCGCGAATCTGGTCGGTGGCGTTCCGGTGTCGATCTCTCGCACGCCGCTTTCGGTGGTCGTCATGGTCGCGAACCCTCCTCGATGACTAGGCCTGATGACTCAATACTAGAACACGTTTCATCAAAAACGAGAACGTGTTCTAATATTGGGGAAGCGATCCCCACGAAAGGGAACGACGAACAGATGGGAGAGGCCATGGATGCCCCGCACAGTGACGCCGGCCGACAGGTCTTGGAGAGGATCAACGCCCTGCTGC harbors:
- a CDS encoding helix-turn-helix domain-containing protein; translation: MRTRISNRLFREELGDHLRSLRHERRERLADTARRAGISPQYLSEIERGLKDPSSEMLEAVAGALDRSVADVAVEVGLRLRVPATPQTSASVRGLYALAA
- a CDS encoding type 1 glutamine amidotransferase domain-containing protein — translated: MPKHILHVVTNVAHYSDPAHPTGLWMSELTHAWEVFEARGFSLLETTASPNQIDAADVDAIYFTGGHAVMYDFTDGEGLQRITRELFDDGKVVSAVCRGYCGLLNTTLSNGEYLVAGRKMTGFSWREEKLARVDRLVPYNAEQLAVDRGARYEKAILPFVSNVVVDGRLVTGQNPGSAKATAEAVAAVLS
- a CDS encoding TetR/AcrR family transcriptional regulator, with translation MSTSTRSGYHHGDLRAAALGSAMRMLEADEPFSLRAVARDVGVSAPALYRHFADRNALESALAGEGLRDLLADLTIGQPLPETPADLAEFAVAYVEFALRRPALFRVMFSKPCDEENDQRVEAAARIHQLLETAMRLVFPGADAAALAEAGWAFAHGMASLYLDGKLRADSPEAVAGHVRSAFTALLTLPSAGGA
- a CDS encoding oxidoreductase, which produces MNVNIPRKAFHLDSAAPLTPFREWADAAKSGGARVWMQINHPGRQVGSDMPGVAWAASAVGVDLGKNSKRFAEPVAMTADQIHATVDRFAVTAQRAEEAGFDGVEIHAAHGYLLSQFLSPLANRRTDEWGGSLENRARLLLDVVRAVRRAVSPSFAVAVKLNSADFQRGGFGADDAARVIDLLAPLGVDLVELSGGSYEAPAMTGQAGDERTRTREAYFLTLAEELAASSPLPLMPTGGIVRLPVAEEVLAGGISVVGMGSALAVDAGLVNQWRSDREAAVHLRPVRMNDKAVASAAGMARIRQQLRRLGRGRGTRPGMDPRVALVKEMILQRVALRRYRRWLGGRTEWRAELSSAPVRGRG
- the kstD gene encoding 3-oxosteroid 1-dehydrogenase — protein: MGKPQQQEIVDVVVVGAGGAGLAAALTAATKGLRTVLVEKSPYWGGSTSRSGGGVWIPNNSVLRRDGVTDTVAQARTYAHAIIGEHAPAAKIDAYIDRGPEALDYLMAHAPLDFEWVRDYSDYYPEAPGGRLGGRSIEPRPFDARRLGDDLATLHPQYTKAPLNMVVMQSDYRWLNTGLRHWRGATTMARVGGRFTWSKTRKRKMIAMGAALAAELLIGCRQAGVDIRLSTPLTGLIVENDAVAGVRTEHDGESSELRARYGVILASGGFEHNAEMRAQYQRAPIGTEWTTGAASNTGDGIRAAQEAGAGLSLMDDAWWGPTIPLPKGPWFALSERSVPGTFIVNMRGERFMNESLPYVEAGHQMYGGEFGQGDGPGENIPAWMVFDQRCRNRYLFAGVTARQPIPKSWLKSGVVVKAGTLTELAEKMGVPAEALLSTTERFNRFALNGKDDDFARGESGYDHYYGDLTNKPNPSLGPVDHAPFYAVKMVPGDLGTKGGVDTDADGRALRADGSVIEGLYAAGNTSAPVMGHTYAGPGATIGPALVFGYLAALDAAGKAERSESTGDVPAEV
- a CDS encoding VOC family protein — protein: MADYSAPDGAPIWFDLTSSDPERAVEFYGALFGWEAKAPNPEFAGYRDFTLDGDPIAGLAPHLPEAGGPADVWNVYLRTDDAQATAARIVAFGGEEVFPPMAVGDLGVLGYARDSAGAAVGYWQSGDHPGFRAWGVHGAPYWFECHSRDRAQALGFYRDVFGARPEPVPGAPGGYTQLFYGDTAYAGLMDANALPLPGEVPTSWSVYLYADDVAATAARALELGGSIVRGAERTPYGTLATVTDPMGAVFSLGHAPEPS
- a CDS encoding Rieske 2Fe-2S domain-containing protein: MTTTESGVREIDTGTPPTRFARGWHCIGLAEEYTDGKPHSLEIFGTKLVVWADSTGQIKALDAFCRHMGADLGRGTVRGDNIACPFHGWQWNGKGRCAQVPYAKRNPKLAKTRTWPTMIRNGQAFVYNDPEGNPPPEDCVIPELPEHGSDEWTSWTWNKLVITGSNCREIIDNVVDMAHFFYVHYALPDYFKNVFEGQTAAQYMNSHGRPDVGISAAYGDTRLESIAAYYGPSYMLNPMVQYYGEYAVETILTNCHYPIDANSFVLMFGVMAKVPQGLSPEQADKMAEKITAGIEVGFLQDVEIWKHKTRIDNPLLVEEDGPVYQLRRWYEQFYVDADDVTDEMTDRFEYEIDTAKALENWNVEIQENLRRQAQEKDATQAREAAAGSTPEDSSVR
- a CDS encoding ClpP family protease, giving the protein MSTYTIPHVIERTPGGERHVDVYSHLLAGRIVYLGTAIDSGVANALVAQLLYLESDSPDRDIELYINCEGGDPAAMLAVYDTIRYIRAPVATTCVGQAVSVGAVLLAAGAPGKRSATAHSRVVLHQPAAEGYRGAIPDLILQADELVRVRGDMEQILARHTGRSEQQLRADTDHTRVLTAAGAREYGLIDQVVDER
- a CDS encoding ClpP family protease, which gives rise to MDHDTQTPHFGRREREALQSRRVLVLDGPLDDDNGTLLMTQFLGLAAEDPAAEIALWIHSPGGSVPAMLAIRDITRLIPCDVSTLALGLACSAGQFLLSAGTPGKRRALPHARILMHQGSAGIGGTAADVELQAGDLRHTRDTVLGLIAQDTGQPMDRIFADSLRDRWYTAREAVEYGFVDEVVDDFAVIVPRGSRTGFEMPSGGGR